CACAGAAGCCAGACCCTCACCGTCGTGTCCGACGCCCGGGATCTCCTCTTCCGAGTAGTGCTCCGCAGCCAGCGTCTCGGCGTGTAGCTTGAGACGGACGACCGATCCGAGCTTCGCCTCGCGGGGGCCCCGAAAGAAGAGTCGTTCTTCCTGGTCGTTGCTGGGCGGAACGAGCTGTATCTCATGCCCTTTCTTGCCGAACCACAGGTGGAACCGCTCAGGTTCCGGCTCGTCCTTCGCGACCCCTGCGCGAAGAGCGAACCGCCTTCCGTCCTCCAGGACGGCTTCCAGCTCGAGCTCGGTGGCGTCCGGCTTCGCAACCAGGTCATCCACCGCGCCCTTGCCCCTGAAGAGCGCCTCCGAATGGATGGTCGCCGACCCCCCAGGCTTCGCGGCGGCGAGCTGGAGCAGGTAGTGCATTCCCTCCAGCACGGTGCTCTTGCCCACGGCGTTCGGGCCGACCAGCACGTTGAGCCGACCGAGAGGCAGGCTCACGTCTCGAAGCAGCTTGAAATTCTTGAAGGTTGCTCCCGTCAGCATCGCCGCTTTCTCGTTAACCCGAGATCGGGGCCGGGTACAGGAGCCTACCCGCGCCCGCGCTCCGCCACGTAGCGGACCGCGCCGTGCACCTCGCGGAGGAGCGCGCCCTGACGGCGCTCGACGCGCACGAGCTCCTGGTGGCCCTCCCACGTGCCGACCGGCGCGACAAGGACGCCCCCGTCGCTCAGCTGCGCCTCGAGCGCCGTGGGAGGCTCGGTCAGCGCGTAGGTCACCGCGACCTTCCAGGGCCGCTCCGATGACGAGGTCGGCCAGCGCGCGAGCACGCGCTCGGCGAGCGAACGCCCGTCACCGCACAGCAGCGTGACGCCCGCGCCCTCGTCCGACGGCCCGGCGGCGCTGGCCGCGAGCGCATCGTCGCCGCCCTGGCGATCGGGCCGCGCGCCGAGCAGACGAACCGCGCGCGCGTGCAGCATGGCGTCGATCTCGATCGAGGCGACGTGCCCGGTCGGGCCGACGATGCGCCGCGCGAGCGCCGCCCCGTAGCCGGTGCCCGTGCCGAGCTCGAGCAAGCGATCGCCCGGGCCGAGATCGAGCAGGCTGTACGTGAGCAGGTACGCGTGCGGCGCGCTCACGGTCGCGTGCCCCGCGCGGTCGAGCGGAAGCGGGGTGTCGTCCGCTGACGCGGCGAGATCCTCCGGCAGGACGAAGCGCTCGCGCGGCACGAGCAGGATCGCGTCCAGGTAGTGGGCGAGGAACTCGAAGCGGCGCGCGAGCTCCGCCACGAGCGGCGCCCGCGCAACACGCCCGGCCTCGGCGAGCTCGACGTCGCACGCGATGGCCGCGTCGAGCCGCTCGGGGACCGGCTCCCAGCGATCGGGCCGGCGATCGTCGTACCTCGCCGCGAGCGCGGCGAGCGGCGCGACGGCGGCGCGTGTTTCGGTGCCCACGGGAGAAGCCACGGGGAGATCCTGAAGCAGGACCGGCCGTGCGGCTCGGTTTTTCGGGGAGCGCGTCGCGATTGTCCATGCGTCGTCCGGCTCATCCGCCGAGCCATCCGGCCGGCCACCAGAGCTCGTTTGACACGGGCGCCCTGCCCTCCTCATCCTCGGCCATGACCCCCGTCGATCTCACGGCGATCGCAGCGCTCGCGATCGAAGCGCATCGGGCCGCGCCGTGCGCGTGCGTCGCAGCAGCCGTGCGCACGCGAGACAACGTCCGGTACGGAGCGGGC
The DNA window shown above is from Sorangium aterium and carries:
- a CDS encoding protein-L-isoaspartate O-methyltransferase family protein, coding for MASPVGTETRAAVAPLAALAARYDDRRPDRWEPVPERLDAAIACDVELAEAGRVARAPLVAELARRFEFLAHYLDAILLVPRERFVLPEDLAASADDTPLPLDRAGHATVSAPHAYLLTYSLLDLGPGDRLLELGTGTGYGAALARRIVGPTGHVASIEIDAMLHARAVRLLGARPDRQGGDDALAASAAGPSDEGAGVTLLCGDGRSLAERVLARWPTSSSERPWKVAVTYALTEPPTALEAQLSDGGVLVAPVGTWEGHQELVRVERRQGALLREVHGAVRYVAERGRG